The genomic stretch TGAGTCACCgcacagacacacggacacacggacacacggacacacggacacacaaACGCAGCCCGGTGCTGCCCGCAGGTGCCGGGCACAGCGGCGGGGCAGGGCGGTGCGGCCCGGGATGGCACGGACAGGTAAGGACAGCTCCggcctggggggctctgggatgTGGCCAAGGaaagctgtgcctgctcagggctggtggtgCCAGCCACAGAACTGCTCGGGGCAGGAGGCTGCGCTGGGGACCCCCAAAACCCACTCTGAGCTGAGTCAGCACATGGTCCGGAGTCTTTAATCTGtgcttgctgcttcttttgcaaATCTGGCGATCAGAGATCAGACGGTGTCGGCTGACCAGCGTCCGGTGCTGGCAGGGATGTGTTCACACCTTCAGGGCTCATTTTCTAGCACTCCTCTGGGGGCTAGGGATGAATCAAATCGCTGGGTAAGGAAGGAGAAAACACGAAGCCGCCTGTTGCAATTTCCTGCCCCAGATTAGAGAGGAACAAACAGAGCTGGGGCTCTCCCTGGTCACACTGATACATCTGGCTTCACTGTCTGCAACTCCGCGTTTCTGGTTCCTGCAGGCATTTCCTGCTCGgtcagggcaggcagagcctcgGGAGGCTCCCGGGGCAGGCAGGGTGGCACGGGTGGTACAGGGGGCACAGGGTGGCACGGGTGGCACAGGTGCATTCCTGGTGTTTGGCTGCTGGCCCGAGCGCTGTCCCAGCCgtggctcagcagccaggcaggtgcAGGAGGGACAAAGGCAGTGCCCTGTCCCCAAGggatggctctgcagggctcagcctgccccagccaccCCTCCAGTCTGGGTCTGTAAGAGCTGAAAGGAGGGATgaggggctctccaaaatgcagtttattctaTTCAAGaggtcacagcagcccagggtggtgggtgacagagctgtgcccacagctgtcagctccagctgcaggcaggactggagaccctttggttttggttacaatgcgttatagacttttctttttgttacaatgcattatagactttcgtttgctgagcatctcaatacagcagaaccaatctataccttaactgttacctatagcctatcatagctactataattaccatattcatgttactgttcaccaatcactaaaagtcagtacattacagtttaagctagaagttgtttttcagttttcttgcaggggaaaattctgagacctttttccTACTTGTaactttgctgccttgtttgcctgtgctctctttctgcttggtaaaaacatcttcctgtctgaggtgggtttatccttcactctaagccataaaaactccttctaactaacacaccctttgcctccttggttgtccagtaagactggctcagcaattcttttcttttatatcaaaacttgcttctaTCTCTATTTgttcatcagactctacatttaaaaatctttttgctaagcacacatctgtgagactttcttgcCAAACTTCCATCCTTCCCAGCATGGGTCACAGTGCTCCCCTCAGCTGCCATTCCCTGTTTCTCCTCCAGTTTTCAGGTTGCTCTCCAtgagtgtggctgtgctgctgctcctgctgctggttctggggctgcaggaggctgcagagcgCAGGAGGAACAGGAACAGATGTTTCTTCAACCGCACCCAGGAGTTCTGTATGTGCTACAACCTGTCTGAGGAGACGGCTGGGAGCATCATCCAGTGCCTGGCAGCTACTGTGGTGGAGTTTTGGGGTGGAGATCTGGAGAAATACACAGACTTCCCCATCAGGGACCTGGAGACCTGGACGACTCCACCATTGAAACTCTGGGCTCCCTTATCGTCCAGAAAATCATCATTGGAAATGTGCTGGTGCCTGAGGTGCTCCTGGCCCGTGTGCTGAGGTTCTTCTCCTACACCCACGTGAGGGAGCTggcctttgacagctgcattttccaggGCACGGGGGACTGGAGTGGCATGGAGGGGCAGAGCTTGCCCatcctgtccctgagcttcCACAACGTGAGCTGTGCCCCTCTGACGGGCCATGAGCCGGCCttctccagcctgggcaggtGGCTGGGGAcgctgcaggagctggctgtCACCGGCTCCCGTGTCAccagcctgccctgtgccatcgggaggctgctcagggccctgcACTCCCTGAGCCTGGCACACAACAGCCTTGGGGACGGCAGCCTGGCCCCTGCCTTCTGCCAGGGAGCtttccctcagctccagcagctgagcctgcagcacaACAACCTGAGCTCCTACCACGGTGTGTGTGAGGGCGtggggctgctgccacagctccagcacctggatCTCAGCCACAACGAGCTCAGGGCAGAgccatcctcctcctgccagTGGCCACCGTCCCTCCAGCACTTCAACTTGTCCTACACTGCCTTGGCTGAAGTGCCAGCGCCGCTGCCTCCCCACCTCCGGGTGCTGGACATGAGCCACAACCACCTCCACGCTGTCGACATCTCCCTCAGCTCCATGAGGAAACTCTTCCTGAGCCAAAACCTGCTGCAGGCCGTGCCCTCCATCAGGAATTGCCCCGTGCTGGACACCCTCCACCTGGACAACAACTCCATttcagagctgcccagggctgaggtGAAGCTCCTGGGGCGCCTGCAGGAcgtggctgtggctgggaaccccttcagctgctcctgctccggGGCCGGGGGCCTGCAGGCCTTGGCGGCCatggggctcctggggctgggctggcctggGGACTACAGGTGCCACTCCCCAGAGCAGtaccagggctggcaggtggcACAGGTGCCCGTGTCCGTGATGCACTGTGACCCTG from Melospiza georgiana isolate bMelGeo1 chromosome 15, bMelGeo1.pri, whole genome shotgun sequence encodes the following:
- the LOC131090033 gene encoding LOW QUALITY PROTEIN: toll-like receptor 2 (The sequence of the model RefSeq protein was modified relative to this genomic sequence to represent the inferred CDS: deleted 2 bases in 1 codon), which gives rise to MAEPGEEKKEEEEKAEEKAVLGGPGAGKTRCRPLFEAAERRRNRNRCFFNRTQEFCMCYNLSEETAGSIIQCLAATVVEFWGGDLEKYTDFPIRPGDLDDSTIETLGSLIVQKIIIGNVLVPEVLLARVLRFFSYTHVRELAFDSCIFQGTGDWSGMEGQSLPILSLSFHNVSCAPLTGHEPAFSSLGRWLGTLQELAVTGSRVTSLPCAIGRLLRALHSLSLAHNSLGDGSLAPAFCQGAFPQLQQLSLQHNNLSSYHGVCEGVGLLPQLQHLDLSHNELRAEPSSSCQWPPSLQHFNLSYTALAEVPAPLPPHLRVLDMSHNHLHAVDISLSSMRKLFLSQNLLQAVPSIRNCPVLDTLHLDNNSISELPRAEVKLLGRLQDVAVAGNPFSCSCSGAGGLQALAAMGLLGLGWPGDYRCHSPEQYQGWQVAQVPVSVMHCDPAAVVAPLCVALALMAGAGAMYVARTRPCRRA